The window GACATACTGAAGTGGTTTTGGCAGCAATGGTAGTGGCAGCAAAGTCTGTGGAGAAACTAAAGGGGTAgagggtaaattttttgcaactgcaCCTCCCCCTATTGAGGTGGGTTGAAACAGCTAAACTCATGCACAGGAATAGTTAGCATGCAATAAGGCgggaaaagtgaaaacgatACTAGCACAAGAATAAGCTACTAAGCATGCAACGAAGCAAAACGGTTACAAAATCGAAAGCGGCGACAAGGGAAAACGgcaaaattgtacatgcaAAAGACATTATCGGTATTGAAGCAAGGTGATACACATAGTGAAACTTAAAGTGTGTGGGTGCTCGCGAAATTatcacgagaagatgaagCGGGCGGTGCGTCATCAGCAGATCCGGACGGAGACGGTTCATCACGAGAACGCCGAGGCAAGGGCAGCGGTTGTGGTAGTTGAGGTCTTGCAACCGGCGCCTGCTGTTGGTGGCGCCAAGCGCGGACACGGGATACAAGGGATCTGGCATACTGCAAATGGTGCGGAGAcgatcggataaacccgatggtatggaagagggcccacatcatggcaaggagttgcaggatgaatataagggctgagagaaatggattcgtaattTGCGACAGAGCAAGGAGTAACGTTTGTTTCGCGGCGTGTGCGAatgtgtctgcgacgtaggatccgttgatcatagtttcatcagtagtagtagtaaggcttgtcatgacatgtcgcatttgttccttgagaaggttggcttcagacatagagctgagcagcgattgtagatcagtaaacgagtcagagtcaggtagctcgttgagaattttctcgtagtcgggtgccttgtagttgacgtgtataggcgacaaaggtaagttgagttgatgcacctgcacatgttcgtgcgataaagtatagttgtgatacaggacagtgtgtcccagaactcggaagacaaaacttcttgctggtcgatacgattccagcaggtGCACTCCCGGTaggacaatgttgtctgaaatgagttggccgtattgactgtggccgttttgatcgcgatatttGATGAGAGGACGTTGGCTGAATGCGTTTcggtacgcaagtgacggtaagacggtaccgttgatagagtgacatgctgctctggacataaaatctccaaggctggaacccatggtttgatgtccaagagtagtagtgagtatctcagtagggaagatcttcccaattgctttgtagagtgtgccaattagcttcgtgagttggcaatgtaggaacttgttctcttcgttgaaGGTAGTGAGAACTTCTGAAATAAGGTCGTCCTGTTGTGTGTCGAAGGTTGCAAAAAGTCGCTCGAATTGAGAGTATGGCGTTCGAAAAGGGGCACGCCTTAG of the Clavelina lepadiformis chromosome 7, kaClaLepa1.1, whole genome shotgun sequence genome contains:
- the LOC143464790 gene encoding uncharacterized protein LOC143464790; this translates as MFVCLLLTCFFLFTSAAQTNLHPDTQKFLLCQRSHSLGLYTFDDDIHCQTQTPFSIHNCSATVFAPDLHLQKIPATVCTSQITSWSTTYFFFGSYQKSANTFDAHPPYNPECSSWNKTNVSSHGPLILSNPAAYSTRNAVHYKFVWPTSASGTVTNDFLFHTTIYYDYVTDTMTSSLGSLASCSIGRGYCLTGNRMFIWRVPSHINCPPTKPLGTHKMLLHYNSTSLYRVSLPDLGISVHHWRKCSSRAKNCYGKHIHCDNNNFIFRYQQCTELDRLALFRPNRLRRAPFRTPYSQFERLFATFDTQQDDLISEVLTTFNEENKFLHCQLTKLIGTLYKAIGKIFPTEILTTTLGHQTMGSSLGDFMSRAACHSINGTVLPSLAYRNAFSQRPLIKYRDQNGHSQYGQLISDNIVLPGVHLLESYRPARSFVFRVLGHTVLYHNYTLSHEHVQVHQLNLPLSPIHVNYKAPDYEKILNELPDSDSFTDLQSLLSSMSEANLLKEQMRHVMTSLTTTTDETMINGSYVADTFAHAAKQTLLLALSQITNPFLSALIFILQLLAMMWALFHTIGFIRSSPHHLQYARSLVSRVRAWRHQQQAPVARPQLPQPLPLPRRSRDEPSPSGSADDAPPASSSRDNFASTHTL